A DNA window from Bacteroidales bacterium contains the following coding sequences:
- a CDS encoding DUF1963 domain-containing protein, producing MRKQEIIKKIKSLQWEKTNADEISSFLKSAVGMKPKNGKIPVAASKFGGLPDLPKSLKWPSYKSREDSPGMFAATYEHVARQKKGCKLPFIAQFNISDFKHLDFENIFPEKGIFYFFSDTQPDEIKDHRILFYDGDENSLKQTPLPKSLKKQKKDEDFIHLFKDEFGFDFFEYYNFPSSESYKIDNIQLSKTDEENIEKMNDFIDETFGEFSNYLLGEPDNIQGDVYEAWMFDMFSIGVTNEEFQEQLEKIKKNMTLLFQLDRDGLSLTEDDDGWVGDGLVYFGVAQKVLKDKEMIKDGTLQFSAINCAYT from the coding sequence ATGAGAAAACAAGAAATTATTAAAAAAATCAAATCCTTGCAATGGGAAAAAACAAATGCTGATGAAATAAGTTCTTTTTTAAAATCGGCTGTTGGAATGAAACCAAAAAATGGTAAAATACCTGTTGCTGCTTCAAAATTCGGAGGACTGCCTGATTTGCCAAAGTCTCTTAAATGGCCTTCATATAAAAGTAGGGAAGACTCTCCGGGAATGTTTGCTGCTACTTACGAACATGTTGCAAGGCAAAAAAAAGGATGTAAGCTCCCTTTTATTGCACAATTCAATATTTCAGACTTTAAACATCTGGATTTTGAAAATATTTTCCCTGAAAAAGGAATATTTTATTTTTTTTCAGATACGCAACCGGACGAAATTAAGGACCACAGAATATTATTTTACGATGGAGATGAAAATTCTTTAAAGCAAACTCCACTTCCCAAAAGCCTTAAAAAACAAAAAAAAGATGAAGATTTTATTCATTTATTTAAAGATGAATTTGGTTTTGATTTTTTTGAATACTATAACTTTCCGTCAAGTGAATCTTATAAAATTGATAATATTCAACTAAGCAAAACAGATGAAGAAAATATTGAAAAAATGAATGATTTTATTGATGAAACATTTGGAGAATTCAGCAATTATTTACTGGGCGAACCGGATAATATTCAAGGAGATGTCTATGAAGCATGGATGTTTGATATGTTCAGTATAGGAGTTACTAATGAAGAATTTCAAGAACAGTTAGAAAAAATTAAAAAGAATATGACACTCTTATTTCAATTGGACAGAGACGGGCTGAGTTTGACTGAGGACGATGACGGTTGGGTGGGAGACGGTTTAGTCTACTTTGGAGTTGCTCAAAAAGTGCTTAAAGATAAAGAAATGATTAAAGACGGAACACTGCAATTCTCAGCAATAAATTGTGCTTATACTTAA